One region of Miscanthus floridulus cultivar M001 chromosome 19, ASM1932011v1, whole genome shotgun sequence genomic DNA includes:
- the LOC136525602 gene encoding uncharacterized mitochondrial protein AtMg00810-like, whose amino-acid sequence MSDTSLFIYCKGADMAFLLLYVDDIVLTASSPSLLHRIIAALRQEFSMTDMGPLHHFLGVSVQRRSDSLFLSQRQYMLDILDHVGMSHYKPSSTPVDTHSKLSADGVSVADPNQYRSLVGALQYLTFTRPDIAYAVQQVCLYMHDPQEPHLSALKRILRYLQGTLDLGLYLHRTSLADLTVYTDADWAGCPDTCKSTSGYAVFLGDNLISLSFKRQPTVSRSSAEAEYRAVANGVAEACWLRQLLIELRCPLRRATVVYCDNISAVYLSTNPVQHQ is encoded by the coding sequence ATGTCTGACACGTCGCTGTTCATCTACTGCAAAGGTGCTGACATGGCTTTTCTTTtactctatgttgatgatattgttcTCACTGCGTCATCTCCGAGTCTCCTCCATCGGATTATCGCAGCACTTCGCCAGGAATTCTCCATGACAGACATGGGGCCTCTTCACCATTTTCTGGGTGTCAGTGTTCAGCGCAGAAGTGACAGTTTATTTCTCTCTCAGAGACAGTACATGCTGGACATTCTGGACCACGTCGGTATGAGTCACTACAAGCCGAGCAGCACTCCTGTGGACACTCACTCCAAGCTTTCTGCTGATGGTGTTTCAGTCGCTGATCCGAATCAGTATCGTAGTCTTGTCGGGGCTCttcagtacctcaccttcaccaGACCAGACATTGCATATGCTGTTCAGCAGGTATGCCTGTACATGCATGACCCACAGGAACCTCATTTGAGCGCTCTGAAGCGCATTCTCCGGTACCTTCAAGGTACATTGGATCTCGGTCTATACCTCCACCGGACCTCTCTAGCTGATCTCACTGTCTACACCGATGCAGATTGGGCGGGTTGTCCTGACACATGCAAATCTACCTCGGGTTATGCGGTGTTTCTCGGGGACAATCTCATCTCCTTGTCGTTCAAGCGTCAGCCTACAGTGTCTAGGTCCAGTGCAGAGGCGGAGTATCGAGCAGTCGCGAATGGAGTCGCCGAAGCCTGCTGGTTGCGCCAACTTCTGATAGAGCTTCGCTGCCCACTCCGTCGTGCTACAGTGGTCTACTGCGATAATATCAGTGCCgtttacctctccaccaacccggTTCAGCATCAGTGA